A window of Apium graveolens cultivar Ventura chromosome 8, ASM990537v1, whole genome shotgun sequence contains these coding sequences:
- the LOC141678132 gene encoding stress-response A/B barrel domain-containing protein UP3-like, with amino-acid sequence MRMSIKSQIIEHVVLFKVKPDTDESKITTMINGLNGLSSLDQVVHISAGAVHRIESSCLAFTHMLHGRYSSKDDLNAYNVHPAHVSVVTEAVKPIVEDVMAVDWIVDELDGQVALAAGSAMRVKVLKVKEGLREKVSDELLEMIGGLKDKFPVISQISFGKNFSPERAKGFLIASLAVVPGVRELDELDVDLEELNSQKEVRDTVEGVLILDYVIQP; translated from the coding sequence ATGAGAATGTCAATAAAATCGCAAATAATCGAGCACGTAGTCCTGTTTAAAGTCAAACCAGACACTGATGAGTCAAAAATAACTACAATGATTAACGGTCTTAACGGTCTAAGCTCGCTTGATCAAGTGGTCCACATTTCTGCTGGTGCGGTGCATCGCATTGAGTCCTCGTGTCTCGCATTCACTCACATGCTTCACGGTCGTTACAGCTCTAAGGATGATTTGAATGCGTACAATGTGCATCCTGCGCATGTTAGTGTTGTGACAGAGGCTGTTAAACCGATTGTTGAGGATGTAATGGCGGTTGATTGGATTGTTGATGAGCTCGATGGACAAGTGGCGTTAGCTGCAGGATCTGCGATGAGAGTGAAGGTTTTGAAAGTGAAGGAAGGTTTGCGTGAAAAAGTAAGTGATGAGTTGTTGGAAATGATTGGAGGACTTAAGGATAAGTTCCCGGTGATTAGTCAGATTAGTTTTGGGAAAAACTTTTCGCCAGAGAGAGCGAAAGGGTTTTTAATTGCTTCGTTAGCTGTGGTTCCTGGTGTGAGGGAATTGGATGAATTGGATGTGGATTTAGAGGAGTTGAATTCGCAGAAGGAAGTTAGGGATACGGTGGAGGGCGTGTTGATACTTGACTATGTGATTCAGCCATAG